In Rhineura floridana isolate rRhiFlo1 chromosome 22, rRhiFlo1.hap2, whole genome shotgun sequence, a single genomic region encodes these proteins:
- the KIRREL1 gene encoding kin of IRRE-like protein 1 codes for MLVLAVLWVFTGADAAFAQVLQTRFVEEPEDQTVVAGQRIVLSCVVLNYSGIVQWTKDGLALGMGQGLKAWPRYRVIGASDSGQYNLEITDAELSDDALYECQATEAALRSRRAKLIVLIPPEDPVINGAPEILLRAGTLHNLTCRARNAKPAATIVWFRDGVQQSEATTATEVLPDGKRETTLSHLLINPTDQDIGRVYVCRCANDAIPAGKETSIKLNVHHPPTVTLSIQPQTVQEGERVTFTCMATANPEIKGYRWAKGGVVIEDAKESKYETQVDYTFFTEPVSCEVHNDVGSTNVSTLVDVHFAPRIVVDPKPTTTNISLDVTLTCVWAGNPPLTLTWTKKESNMVLSNSNQLYLKSVTQADAGLYICKAIVPRIGVGEREVALIVNGPPIISSDSVQYAVRGDQGKVECLIESTPLPDRMAWSWKEKFLEVGTLERYTVERSNSGNGVLSTLTINNVMEADFQTHYNCTAWNGFGSRTAIIQLEEKEVLPVGIIAGATIGAGILVISCFVALACFLYRRRKGSRKDVTLRKLDIKVETVHREPLTLHADHEGDTASVSTATRVMKAIYSSFKDDVDLKQDLRCDTIDTREEYELKDPTNGYYNVRAHEDRPSSRTVLYTDYRNPGPARYDTRPSSRLSHSSGYAQLSTYSRGPASEYSGDPVPGPTPGTAAADTASQLSYENYGGHTAFPPSAGYATYRLGYTQPPPPALDRAAYDAYDPLGKYTTATRFSYTSPDYGQRFQQRMQTHV; via the exons CCTGGCCCCGGTACAGGGTCATTGGGGCCTCCGACTCTGGACAATACAACCTGGAAATCACCGACGCGGAGCTCTCCGATGACGCCCTGTATGAGTGCCAGGCCACCGAAGCAGCGCTGCGATCCCGGCGAGCAAAGCTGATTGTCCTCA TTCCCCCTGAAGACCCCGTGATCAACGGAGCCCCCGAGATTCTGCTGCGGGCAGGAACTCTGCACAATCTAACATGCCGGGCGCGCAATGCCAAGCCGGCTGCCACGATCGTCTGGTTCCGTGATGGGGTGCAGCAGTCAGAAGCCACCACAGCCACG gaaGTCTTGCCAGATGGAAAGAGAGAGACCACCCTCAGCCATTTGCTCATCAACCCCACCGACCAGGACATTGGACGGGTGTATGTTTGCCGCTGCGCCAACGACGCCATCCCAGCGGGCAAGGAGACCTCCATCAAGCTCAACGTTCACC ACCCCCCAACGGTGACGCTGTCCATTCAGCCGCAGACAGTCCAGGAAGGCGAACGGGTCACCTTCACCTGCATGGCCACTGCCAACCCAGAGATCAAAGGCTACAG GTGGGCCAAAGGTGGCGTCGTCATTGAGGATGCCAAGGAGAGCAAATACGAGACGCAGGTGGATTACACCTTCTTCACTGAGCCCGTCTCGTGCGAAGTGCACAACGACGTGGGGAGCACCAATGTCAGCACCCTGGTGGATGTCCACT TCGCGCCTCGCATCGTGGTGGACCCGAAGCCCACGACTACCAACATCAGCTTGGACGTGACGCTGACCTGCGTGTGGGCTGGGAACCCTCCTCTCACCCTCACCTGGACCAAGAAGGAATCCAACATG GTGCTGAGCAACAGTAACCAACTGTACCTCAAGTCCGTCACGCAGGCAGACGCCGGGCTATACATCTGCAAGGCCATTGTGCCGCGGATCGGGGTGGGCGAGCGCGAAGTTGCCCTCATTGTCAATG GTCCCCCCATCATCTCCAGTGACTCCGTCCAGTATGCTGTTCGTGGGGACCAAGGGAAGGTGGAATGCCTCATTGAGAGCACCCCCCTCCCTGACCGAATG GCTTGGAGCTGGAAGGAGAAGTTTTTGGAGGTGGGTACCCTGGAACGCTACACCGTGGAGCGGAGCAACAGCGGGAATGGTGTCCTCTCCACCTTGACCATCAACAATGTGATGGAGGCGGACTTCCAAACGCACTACAACTGCACTGCTTGGAACGGCTTCGGGTCACGGACAGCCATCATCCAGCTCGAGGAGAAAG AGGTCCTGCCGGTGGGAATCATCGCTGGAGCCACCATTGGAGCCGGCATTTTGGTCATCTCGTGTTTTGTCGCTCTGGCCTGTTTCCTGTACCGACGCCGCAAAGGAA gccgTAAAGACGTGACCTTGCGCAAGCTGGACATCAAGGTGGAGACGGTGCACCGGGAGCCCCTCACCCTGCATGCAGACCATGAGGGGGACACCGCGAGCGTCTCCACGGCGACGCGCGTCATGAAGGCCATCTACTCG tcattCAAGGACGACGTGGATCTGAAGCAAGACCTGCGCTGTGACACCATAGATACCCGGGAGGAATACGAGCTGAAG GATCCGACGAATGGCTACTACAATGTCCGTGCCCACGAAGACCGCCCCTCTTCCCGCACGGTGCTCTACACCGACTACCGCAACCCTGGGCCAGCCCGCTACGACACCCGCCCGTCTTCCCGCCTCTCCCACTCCAGCGGCTATGCCCAGCTCAGCACCTACAGCCGAGGCCCCGCCTCCGAGTACAGCGGCGACCCGGTCCCTGGGCCCACTCCGGGCACTGCCGCAGCCGACACGGCCAGCCAGCTCTCCTATGAGAACTATGGCGGGCACACGGCATTCCCGCCCAGTGCCGGCTATGCCACTTACCGCCTGGGCTACACTCAGCCCCCACCGCCTGCCCTGGACAGAGCGGCCTATGATGCCTACGATCCCCTGGGGAAATACACCACTGCAACCCGCTTTTCGTACACCTCCCCAGACTACGGGCAACGGTTCCAGCAACGAATGCAGACTCACGTCTGA